In Aedes albopictus strain Foshan chromosome 3, AalbF5, whole genome shotgun sequence, the following are encoded in one genomic region:
- the LOC109428009 gene encoding pachytene checkpoint protein 2 homolog: protein MHTMEPINIEIACSRGFNKKSPNAELIKAIHQYLTEHKSLPKDYVFKVAYPNVESVTICNGLEEQNPRTDLRMFTYLLNDEASEEETIQQDGDEIQIANHWLLPTRDFHGMWESLIYEEDMKHELLSFVQTTMLFSQKKVNPNLIACNRLVGVTVGNII from the exons ATGCACACCATGGAACCAATCAATATCGAAATAGCATGCTCCCGGGG TTTCAACAAAAAGTCTCCCAATGCCGAGTTGATCAAAGCGATACACCAGTATCTAACGGAGCACAAATCCCTTCCGAAGGATTACGTCTTCAAGGTGGCCTACCCCAATGTCGAAAGCGTCACGATCTGTAACGGCCTGGAGGAGCAAAACCCCCGAACCGATCTGCGAATGTTCACCTATCTGCTGAATGACGAGGCCAGTGAGGAGGAAACCATTCAGCAAGATGGGGACGAGATTCAGATTGCCAACCATTGGCTGCTGCCGACGAGGGATTTCCACGGAATGTGGGAGAGTTTGATCTACGAGGAGGACATGAAGCACGAGCTGCTCAGCTTCGTGCAGACTACGATGCTGTTCTCGCAGAAGAAGGTCAACCCGAACTTGATCGCTTGTAACAGGTTAGTGGGGGTGACTGTGGGAAACATAATATGA